Proteins encoded in a region of the Triticum dicoccoides isolate Atlit2015 ecotype Zavitan chromosome 3A, WEW_v2.0, whole genome shotgun sequence genome:
- the LOC119273303 gene encoding F-box protein At5g49610-like, protein MSSPPATTVAEAATAGATPLIGGLPDEVVIWEILVRLDPKSLLRCRAVRRSWRRATSARGFLLAHHARQPSLPVLYGYSCVGNDVMSLSIIPLDHRSGLAADDQLQPVARLGHALVRPEASCDGLLVLSILGTYFAICNPTTRQYAPLRMISEFSILGMYPHRPTGEYRLLMHSSKTAKQASSVLFGPCTRPSPENQVGCYVLALGSGQLLRYIECADAKELKLSNNSVLFRGCLHWYPVRHGSGNIMIMVFDTTAESFRLMHAPVFPGGCDDLFEMDGMLGMSSSNKAKTIIRIWVLRDYEIEDWILKCKIELPVMEIRVPWDSHDHEIFWDVVVVPGDGELLVLVKYVGRLLQVDMDGKLVTTFHHKGVRPTQLQLKQSLVPHAFFPSLEGYVVNNWPFI, encoded by the coding sequence ATGAGCTCCCCGCCGGCGACGACCGTGGCCGAGGCCGCAACAGCAGGAGCCACGCCTCTCATCGGCGGCCTCCCAGATGAGGTCGTCATCTGGGAGATCCTCGTCCGCCTCGACCCCAAATccctcctccgctgccgcgccgTCCGCCGCTCCTGGCGCCGCGCCACCTCCGCCCGCGGCTTCCTCCTCGCCCATCACGCCCGCCAGCCCTCCCTCCCCGTCCTCTACGGTTACAGCTGCGTCGGGAACGACGTCATGTCGTTATCCATCATCCCCTTGGACCACCGGTCAGGGCTCGCCGCCGACGACCAGCTCCAGCCCGTCGCGCGGCTTGGCCACGCACTCGTCCGTCCGGAGGCCTCCTGCGACGGCCTCCTCGTCCTCTCCATCCTCGGCACCTACTTCGCCATCTGCAACCCCACAACTCGTCAGTATGCTCCCCTCCGTATGATTTCTGAGTTCAGCATATTGGGGATGTACCCTCACCGGCCTACTGGCGAGTACAGATTACTCATGCACTCTTCGAAAACCGCGAAGCAGGCCTCGTCTGTTCTTTTTGGCCCCTGCACCAGACCGTCACCTGAAAATCAAGTTGGCTGCTACGTCCTAGCACTCGGCTCTGGTCAGCTGCTGAGGTACATTGAGTGTGCGGACGCCAAGGAACTGAAATTGAGCAATAATTCTGTGCTATTCCGTGGTTGCTTACATTGGTACCCAGTGCGACATGGAAGTGGCAACATCATGATAATGGTGTTCGACACCACAGCCGAGTCGTTCCGGCTGATGCACGCTCCGGTTTTTCCTGGCGGCTGTGATGACCTGTTTGAGATGGATGGCATGCTCGGCATGTCCAGCTCTAATAAGGCAAAGACAATCATTCGAATCTGGGTGCTGCGGGATTATGAAATCGAGGACTGGATCTTAAAGTGCAAGATTGAATTGCCGGTTATGGAGATCAGGGTGCCGTGGGACAGTCACGACCATGAAATTTTTTGGGACGTGGTGGTCGTGCCTGGAGATGGTGAGTTGCTTGTGTTGGTCAAATATGTGGGGCGGCTACTTCAGGTTGACATGGATGGCAAGTTGGTCACCACTTTCCACCACAAAGGCGTCCGTCCTACTCAATTACAGCTCAAACAAAGTCTTGTTCCGCATGCCTTCTTTCCATCACTAGAGGGTTATGTTGTGAACAATTGGCCGTTCATCTGA